The region atagcgacagttttggttggcatcggctttgggttattttctttctcatgtatatattgttgttttattctgtaatttttttttaacttatgtaAGGAATTAggctttttactatctatgtcccccatgacatcatataatacctctgggggacattcacgtgttttttttatttgatactttcgtactgtagctggggcatctatctGAGCCCCAGTTGCAggaaaaaaacatcccctgtagtgacactaGTCAGACAAAGCTGATCCGGGTCTACTACGACCATGCAGGTCTGCGTAGTGGAAGAAGCCCCTTCCACTTTCGTACATATCGCTCATTGAGcgatgtgtactaaagaaaggaggaggcagaaagggttaagacccacttctccctcctcccctagGTTATcatctgtgactaacagctgacaacccgtccggCTTTAATCCCTGTCGTAATTTTACATaaggctgggctttaagcccaggaccaagtgccatatatttgCATTGCTTGGTTCTAAATGCGttaatattgggccatgaaaatgaaaaatgtcaaatgttttttttcaaaaacatgtaCATTAAGCCACAAATTTGTTATTTTCATGAGAAGTGATATGAAAAAAAGGGCCACAAAATTTGCCACCCAATTTACCTGGAGCATAGCAATAAACCATATATGGGCATAAACTGCTGTTTGGATGCACAGCGGGACCCATGAGGACAAAAGAGCAGATTGACCTGGAATAATGTTTGGAAGCCATATAGCATTTTCAGATCTCATGAGATTGCCAGTACAATGGAAGccccccaaaatgaccccattttacaaACTACAACCTTTAATATTCACATAGGGGTATATGAAACAGTAGCTTTATTTGGGGTCTTACTGATATATAAATTTCTAATGTGAGGGTGTATGTAGGCTGTGGGGAGTACTTTAGGGCTAAGGAAACCTCTGTGCATTAAAAATCAATTCACTTACTATGTCCCTGCATAAATAAATgttgcacttatctgtttttgcattgtgtttttcTTCTCGTGCACTTAAAAAGTCTCATAGTTGCATTGCCTTGAGTCCTCCACTGAGATTTTTGGATGGGAGTGTTCCCAATGCTGTTCATCTTTTCTCTCTTATGACTAAGCAcaagcccacctccattcattataaacaggcagtcactcatagacTAACCGGCTCCTGTTTACACCGAGCGAGAAGCCGCTCAGCAGTTGTTATGTTTTAGTGAGCTGAAATGGAACGACTAGCAACTACTTACACCTCATTTGTACGATTATTTGGGCGACTATCAGCTCTTGTAAATGTAGCTTAACAATACTATGGGCAGATGGGTGGGGGGCAGATGATCAGGATGGAGAGCAGAGCATGACAAAATAAGACAATAACAAGTTGCAGCCCTCTTTAATAATGTTTCTCCCTTAAGATGTTGAACAGGCTTTTATCCATTTTTACTGCTTATGATTTGCTGGGAATGTAATAAACACTGACATATAAACTTCCCATAGATGGCACTTGTGTTTGAAGACTTACATGAACTTACGAATGACAAGATGTTGCCTTCTTCCTCTGAGTGGTCGTTTCTCAGAAATCCCTTAGTGTGTAATATCCGtcccatcccacccccttgcaGGATGTTCGTTCACAGACAGGGAAGATTTTGCTAATAAATCAGTCTTATAGTctgtaatgccttggaaaacaatagaaGCTTAGAAAccaatcagaaatttttaatgaaaatcagTTACAAAAgtcttaaatttaaaaaaacaaaacacacattgaatcaagaaaaaaaaagaatgctaaAGGCATGTATAGCTTTTAGGAACCTTTCATATGGAATGGAATAAGCCACATGATGCACAACAATGGAtttagatgcagaattgaaaactgCTTAAGACCTGCTTACAATTCTGCATCgaaatctgcagattttggtgtggaattcagcagctgcggatttggcttcATGCTGTGGTGTAATTCCATCCCGTTTGAAAGGCCCCTTAATAATTTTTTGCAGGAGTGGGTAAATGGGGGGGAAAACTATTTCTATCATTGGTGTACTAGTTTCATTGCCATATTTATAGcaaatgtaacttttttccaTCTATGACGTGTGAGGTCATGTTTTTTGTAGGGTAAGCCGATGTTTTTCTTGGTcaaatttttgatcactttttatggcATTGTTATGGAGCCAAGCTTAAAAAAAAGCTGCaactctgatattgtttttttttcatttttaaccccttccctacatGCGCTGTACATGTACAGTGCAGCAGGACAGTAGTTCCAGCATTGCGCCATGCATGTATGCCACAGATTGCCagggggctcagaagctgagcccctgGTAATTGGAGAGGAATGTGGCCATAACTTACAGCTGTAGTCCTGCTGCAAGCACTAGGATGGAGCATAGCTCAGATGCTGGCAATTTAACACTTTAGATACCGTTGTCAATGCAGACAGCAGCATCTAGAGCATTTGGAGAAGAACGCTCTCACTTTCTCCTCATTGGCACTTTCACAATCTGATCACAGGGTGCTGATGGTTGCCATTGTACCCGGAGGTCATATcatggcctctgggtctgccatagATGGTGGCCTGTGAAGGTCAGTGTGACAGCTAATACACTGTGCCACAAAAGCAGTACAGTGTATTCTTTAAGCAATAAAATAATTGTATCAAGTCCCCTTgtaagctgaagaaaaaaatgtggtaaaaaagaaaaaaaggaatttcACATGGAAAACacctccccaaaaaataaaatccaaaaatttccttaaaaaaaacccaaaaaacgctACTAGTGAAAAAatgcaaaattggaaaaaaaaattggtactaattaccctgtttccctgaaaatgagacataccctgaaaataagacatagcgtgattttccagaaattttgaggatgcaaaatgatttttcaggctttttggggatgcttgaaatataagccctactccaaaattaagccctgctaacagttactttaaaaaagtcaattaaaatagtgtccaggcagctatacatgtaaaaaagttaaacctttttgaacaaaaattaatataagacactgtcttattttcggggaaacacggtactactgTGATTGGAATGATCGGTACTATAAAATGATGTTATTTATCCCATATGGCAAACGccataaaattttttatttttttttgtaaagtgaaATAAGAAGTGATCTAAGAGtcttatgcaccccaaaatggtagacaTGAAAACATCATATTATCCTGCAAAAACGAAGTCCTAATaccgctccctatatggaaaaagaaaacgtttatGATTCTGTGAATACGGCAATGCaaacaaaataattttttctATAAAACATGCCCCTATTGTTCCAAAGTCGtaaaatctaaaaatatatatataaatttggcatagaCGGAATCCCAATGTACCACATAATAAGAATAGCATTATACTGCATGGTCAACGACAtgcgaaaaaaataaatatttccttTTATTGTACACCCCGGCAaccaaaatatgcagtaaaaaaattatcaaaaagtcacatgcttcccgaaatggtaccaatgaaagcaTAACCTCGTCCGACAAAAACGAGCCCCGGCGTCACAAATGAAGAAATAAAAAGGTTGTggctagagttgagcaaacatactctgccgagcttgatgctcgtttgagtattagcgtactcgatggtgctcgttactcgaatgagcatcaagtcgtgttcgaccccctcgagagagagagaacactcgaaccaagaaaaaaaaaggctcgggactagagatgagcgaacgtgctcggccccgcccatttttcgcccgaataccgcgattttcgagtacttcactactcgggtgaaaagtactcgggtgcgccggggggcggggagaggcgtagcggcgtggggggtagcagcggggaacaggggggagccctctctctctccctctcccccccactccccgctgcaaccccccgcgccgccacggcgacccccgaatttttttgcccgagtacggaagtactcgaaaatcgcggtattcgggcgaaaaaggggcggggctgagcacgttcgctcatctctactcgggacccggcatcccacatacaaaaatgctcgagtctcccattgtagtcaatcgggttcgttactcgagtagagctctcaaatttttggaaaagctcgactcgaataacgtggacccgagcatttgggtgctcgctcatctctagttgtggcaCTAAATATGGCGATGCAAGAAAAAGATTCTGTGAAAAATGCTTTTATAGTGCCacagtaataaaaatatatatatagaaacgAGGACAACCGATTACTTATACCACAAGGTGAGTGGATGACATCAAAATTGCAGTTTTCTGAGCAGTTCGTCTCCTAACAACAACATTAGAAATTACCGAAAATGTTGcctgcaccccaaaatagtacctatgaaaacaagccctcacacagcatcgcagatggaaaaatacaaaaaatgatgGTTCTCTGAATATGGCAAGAAAAATTGGCCCAACAAATGGTATGGCCCATCGTCCACAAGGTGCTCCTTGATTTCTGAAGCCTGTGTTGGGAGTCATGCTACATACTAGAGCCATGTGTGGGATATGTGCAGATTCAGGGTAATAAATATAGAGTTTTGTTTATCTGCTCACTCCTGcagttacagaaaaaaataatttaaataagaaagctgcaagaaaaaaaattaaattttttcacCTAAAAGGGTTAACAGAATTTGAAAAATTTGAGGGGTGAAcattttaaaatgggatcatttatgGAGTTTCTAATAGATCGGCCTCTCAAAGTCACTTCAGAACTGAGTTGGTCCCTTTTTCATCCAAATTACAAAAAATTGCCCCTATACGTTCACTCTTTGTGGcgcccaaaaagtttttttttttttttaaaaaggacgctttcaaaatggtaccaacacccAGCGCATATATGGGGAATGTTCCTTATTAGGTTTTTTTTGCGTGGTGTGATTAATTATCTGTCTTATAAGCAGAAAtattcaaaatgtaaaaatttcaaaaatgtttaaaaaaatttctGTAACTTTTGGAATATTATTCTAAATAAATGCATGATATACCGAGGAAAATTCAGCAGTAACAATAAACACAAAAGACATGAAAAAAACTCTGAATTCCTtacataagtaaaagcattctaaAGTTACTACCACTTaggttggcttcacatgggcgagaaaatcgcacatgATTTGTGGGTTGCGAgaagcacaaatatgaaccccgttcatCTGAATGTGTTCATACAGATATGtgaggttttcctgcatggcaccgggATGCTATACGGGAAAcaatgttctatctggctgcgtgttcttgcatcgcagccccattgtttgcaatagggccggcggcagcagcgctggcccagttgaaagcaatgggagaaattcTGTGATCCCGTGTGACAGCCgcggcggggattcccttcataaCCAAAGTGATGCAAGACTATTGTGGCATGAAAGCGCCCCGCATCCCCAAGGATTTGATATGGTGAGGAGCGCAAAGTGGGTgcaggattcacagccccataccAAGCTCGCCTGTGAGAAGTTGGCCTTTGGTGGATCTCACacaggtttttaaaaattttttacagcgtttagtggGCGTTTGAAATGCCTGAAAAAACGCTGTACTGAgcctctattgactttaatggggcttctcagactagcGTTTTAGCGAAGTGTTTCCAACGGGCACTAAAACAACTCATTGCAACAATGGCGTCCATTAAAAACCCTGAACGTGTTTAAAAACGCCATTCTAAAAACGCCGTAAAACGCCACATTTAAAATGCGGTATTTTTACAAATGCCTATGTGATTATAAGATTTGGAAAATGGGCCTGGTCAGAAAAGGCTAAAACTGGCTGCAGGGGGAAGGGTTTAATAATGCCAGTCAGCCTGTAGTAAATTAAGGTTatccttattctgtgggtcattatgattatggcaatattaaatgtaaagttttttggtagttttttttagattttaataCTTTTGcggaataaaaacattttttaatagaaaattatttttttttcgaaCTGCAGTATTAAGAGtgtacattttttcttattttggctGTGTGAGGGCATATTTTCTGTGGGATGGGATGATAATTTCATTTGCACCATTCTGGACtgcatatatcttttttttttcaaatttttttgggggattttacagtaaagaaagaattaAAAAGTTGCCGTATTTGTTgcgttagaactagagatgagcgagcatactcgctaaggacaattactcgatcgagcattgcccttagcgagtacctgcccgctcgggagcaaagattcggctgccggctgtgggcggggagcggcgggggagagcggggagatctttttctccctctctccccccgcttccccctgctcactgccacaactcacctgtcaccccctccggcacccgaaccttatcttccgagcggggagatactcgctaaggacaatgttcgatcgagtaattgtccttagcgagtatgctcgctcatctctagttagaacacAATTTCGGTACGGTGACATGAATGTTGTAAACATGCAGTGCATTGTTGAGTAGTGATGAAACTAATGTTCCTTCTTACAGAATAGCCGAttctcacagttttttttctttacagtgtGCACCGCATGAGTAGGTTAATATAATCATTTTATAGTAAGGGCTGTTATGAACATGCAATACCAGATTTGTaggaggtttttcttttttttttttttaactttttttcccatTCTAAATCATGTTTTATTGGAAAAATGGCAATACTTATACTTTCCCTGACTCTCATTTTTACGTGAAaacatttttagttatttttttcccacatttaaGAAGTTTTTATACGGAATCATGATCATTCGAAATCCcacgatccagtgagaatctgaatgattatccttCAGAGTAAATGTATGACGAATGAGAaattgttcacttcttgttcattATTAGGTTTCTGCATACATGAAGCTGAACAACATATCATTCCGTgtcaacaggcagtcattcagttATGAACATCTGACTGCTTACTATGAATGGGGGCCAGCAGACAGGGACGATCACTGGCCTGCTCCGCCTCTATTCAGTCAGTGATGTTCATTCTTGggcaaaagcacaggaacaattaatCGCCGGGACAGCCTGTCAGGCATCTCTGCCCATCAGattgtcctatgtaaaagcacccttttaTAGCCCACAAGGGCATTTGAAGAAGTTATCacctagatcaggggtccccaactccagtcttcagggaccaccaacaggtcatgttttcaggatatcctatggtaagaacacctgtggcaatgtctgaggcactgaccataatgacatcacctgtgcaacactgaggaaatcctgaaaacatgacctgttggcggtccctgaggactggagttggggaacactgacctagataatacactgcactacttaagtCATGCAGTTTATTGTCTCAAGCTTTCACTTTATTCACTGATAGTTATAGTCTTTCCTTTCAGTGAAAGCTTGAGATAATAAACTGCATGACTTAAGAAATGGACAACACTAGGCCACTGTACATGGTAGATCCAGAGGCCATTATTTGAATAATCTATTGGGTTTATCTATAGGGTTAAATTGCCAGGACTGAACCGAGACTTGCTCCCAACAGCTgtagcgggacagcagctgtcaGTTACAGCCATGATCGTACTCGAGTTACAGGGGGACTCAGCTTTTAAGTCACTGATAACCAATGCCATACATGTATGGGGCGATGCAAAGGCTACTGTCCCAATGAGGGAAACAATCCTTCTACAAATCCCTTAGTTACCACTGTCTGCATTGACAGTGACAACTATATGGTTTAATCACTGGGACTGAAGCTAGGCTCCATGTCGACAGCTGCAGCAGTACCACAGTTGTCAGTCATAGCCATGATGTCACTCTAGTTacgagggagggagggagagagggagggtcAAGTTCTGAGCCCCTGTTAAGCAGCACCATACATGTATGGGGGGATGCAGAGGCCACTGTCCCACTGTGGTATCCATATACAGCACGTTTCAGGAAGGGATTAATGTAGAATTTTCTTTTACTATTTATCATTTAAGAAGAAtacccaaaaaaagaaaagaaagtgacCTCTTCCCTGTTGCGTTATTTGATGCCCTATAAAATTTGATTTGTGGGTGAAACATTTACCAAATTCAAAACATTAATATGGCCCCTCCCTGTGTGAGTTTTTTGATGGTCAATAAGATTTGATTTAGCTGTAAAatattttccacattcagaacatgaatacactttctcacctgtgtgacttttttgatgtctaacaaggtttgatttctgaataaaacatttcccacattctgaacatgaaaatggcttctcacctgtgtgaattcgctgatgttcaacaagattgaattttttgttaaaacatttcccacattctgaacatgaaaatggcttctcactGGTGTGAATTATCCGATGTCTAACAAGCAATGATTtctgattaaaacatttcccacattctgaacatgaaaatggtttctcattggtgtgaattatctgatgtctaacaagaagtGATTTCAActtaaaagatttcccacattctgaacatgaatatggtttctgcCCTgaatgaattctctgatgtttatcaAGCCGCGAATTGTAGTAataagatttcccacattctgaacatgaatatggcttctcccctgtgtgacttctctgatgtctaacaagaagaAAATGcagtttaaaacatttcccacattctgaacatgaaaatggcttctcctctgtctgaattctctgatgatcaacaagatttgatttttcgttaaaacatttcccacattctgagcatggatatggtttctcccctgtgtgaattatctgatgtgTAACTAGATATGGTTTCTGATCCAAACATTTCCCATATTCAGAACATGAATCATATGATAGATCAGATGACAGATCTttcctgtgaagggctgagggtatatatgggataatggcaggctcttcatatgtatcttgaaTGAAATCATGatcttctgctttacaatctAAAGATATCAGATATCCTTCTGAGATCCTGGTGCCATTATCtgccaacaaaaaaaaaggattttataaTTTCGAATACAACATTACAATTACATTAATATTTTATTAGATTTCTATATAAAATGTCCATGGAAAGCTTGATGTATATGGCAAAATTCATTCAATAGAAGGGGGTTTCCCATTAATAATAGGTATAATCATTTATAGACCACCTAATATTTTTTTCATCTCTACAGGCAAGATTTCACCATGGTTAAACATGATATGCAGAAACTTTGTGAACATACTGctgaaatggaaagatggaaagaCTAGAGGACACATACTGCCATATACCATCGCAACTGGACAATTATCACAGGCAAATGCTAGCTTCTATGGATAGAGCTGAGGATTTTGCGAATCGCCTGCGGTAAAATATTATTTGCTTTATGGCCTTCCAGAAAAAGTGGAGGGAGTTGATGTTTCTTAAAGcatggtgaaaaaaaattgcttgacCCCTCTACTTTCTCCCCGTTTTTGCTATTTAATGTGTCCAAAGGGTTCCTGCTCACCCGGCTCTACCGGTGGGTTCCCCAAGACTGTTGCAAACTAAATTTCTCTATTATAGGGATGCTATCCTCCGTGCAGTCTGGCTCCAAGGGGATATGCTTTATAATGGCTCCAAAGTAGTCTTCTACCCCCCAGGCATAGCAGATTCAATTCAACAAGTTTCGCACAAAGCTTTGGGAGTAGGCCAACAATTATGCATTATTCCCAGCTAAATTGTGTGTTGTTGATGGGGCGTCCACTAGGTCTTTCCCCTCCCTGGTGGATGTTCTGCCCTACGAGCTGTTCCCAGGAATAGCCCTCCAAGCTGACTAACCCTGACCCTGTCTATTGCCAATTGCTATTTGCATATTTCACAACTTCTCCTGTGTCTCTATATGTATGTTCAATTTCTGTAATGACTCCCAAACAAGTTCCACCACTATGGTGGGTTAGTGTGGTGTTGAATATTATTCAAAAGTAGGCCACTATTTCTTAGTTACTTGTTTGGGGTAAATATCTTCACAAATTCTAGTGTTAGACAGGGAGGTCTAGATATTTAGGGCCAAATACAAGTTTGCCAGCCCCAACTTGTATTATTATCATCTGGCTTCTCAGCTAGTGTTTGCATATTGGTGGCTTTACATAGATTATAGCAAATGCTGCCACTTCCCTCTATGGTGAGATGTGCGGGCCATATTAGGGGCTTGCCAATATTTTGTTTTGTTACAG is a window of Eleutherodactylus coqui strain aEleCoq1 chromosome 4, aEleCoq1.hap1, whole genome shotgun sequence DNA encoding:
- the LOC136624438 gene encoding zinc finger protein 300-like is translated as MTFTIFISQLVNPDEDLIHIDATETHVRRDQSCKEETPTDNPPDNGTRISEGYLISLDCKAEDHDFIQDTYEEPAIIPYIPSALHRKDLSSDLSYDSCSEYGKCLDQKPYLVTHQIIHTGEKPYPCSECGKCFNEKSNLVDHQRIQTEEKPFSCSECGKCFKLHFLLVRHQRSHTGEKPYSCSECGKSYYYNSRLDKHQRIHSGQKPYSCSECGKSFKLKSLLVRHQIIHTNEKPFSCSECGKCFNQKSLLVRHRIIHTSEKPFSCSECGKCFNKKFNLVEHQRIHTGEKPFSCSECGKCFIQKSNLVRHQKSHTGEKVYSCSECGKYFTAKSNLIDHQKTHTGRGHINVLNLVNVSPTNQIL